In one window of Tubulanus polymorphus chromosome 3, tnTubPoly1.2, whole genome shotgun sequence DNA:
- the LOC141902812 gene encoding uncharacterized protein LOC141902812 produces MVTYLDRALRYSPVTMGYDQERFVEKVNDGLLCCICRDVLEDPLQGPCEHAFCAGCIHGWLVHENICPEDRRPLWITELRPLFRYMKNDLDKLQIRCRNFRAGCEIVCNLEYVEAHERDCGFVTIQCPSIGCTVSLERRALDEHLTNCEFRTKECPNGCGMPILSTEDREHNCIAELKMGIEVLRSEIICKSEDQKREIDVRLDAQRRHMVQRESGIHAHIDELRAQIALQKQELSQLHQTRQFNDEELVTMRQTCQHHDDLKVLKFIVKDLEDMKQELTFLRAQTREQQGEIQRQQQEMREYREHRDAVETEIQIQKSRINKQEQQITEQNSKIHELETENCEISGSLKKVLSEQQTAPQTQKKSGIPVRTVKITAL; encoded by the coding sequence ATGGTAACATATTTGGATAGAGCGTTGCGATATTCACCGGTTACAATGGGTTACGACCAGGAAAGATTCGTTGAGAAAGTCAACGATGGATTATTGTGTTGTATTTGTCGAGATGTTCTTGAGGACCCGCTACAGGGACCGTGCGAACACGCTTTTTGCGCCGGTTGTATTCACGGTTGGTTGGTCCATGAGAATATCTGTCCAGAGGACAGACGACCGCTGTGGATCACTGAACTGAGACCACTTTTTCGATATATGAAAAACGATTTGGATAAATTACAAATCCGTTGCCGCAATTTTCGCGCCGGTTGCGAAATCGTATGCAATTTAGAATATGTCGAAGCCCATGAACGAGATTGCGGTTtcgtgacaattcaatgtCCAAGTATTGGATGCACGGTGTCTCTTGAACGACGGGCACTAGATGAACATCTGACAAACTGTGAATTCCGCACGAAAGAATGTCCAAACGGATGCGGGATGCCGATATTGAGTACGGAAGATCGCGAACACAATTGTATCGCAGAATTGAAAATGGGAATCGAAGTTTTGCGGTCGGAAATAATCTGTAAATCCGAGGACCAGAAACGAGAAATAGACGTTCGTCTTGACGCGCAGAGGCGGCATATGGTACAGAGGGAGAGTGGTATACACGCCCATATAGACGAACTGCGCGCCCAAATCGCCCTCCAAAAACAAGAACTTTCCCAACTTCATCAAACGCGTCAGTTTAATGACGAAGAGTTGGTTACAATGCGACAAACTTGTCAACACCACGACGATTTAAAAGTGCTGAAATTCATCGTCAAAGATCTGGAGGACATGAAACAAGAATTGACATTTCTGAGAGCTCAAACCAGAGAACAACAAGGCGAGATACAACGACAGCAGCAGGAGATGAGGGAATACAGAGAGCATCGGGATGCCGTGGAAACTGAGATACAAATACAGAAATCAAGGATCAACAAACAAGAACAACAGATTACTGAACAAAACAGTAAAATTCACGAACTTGAAACCGAAAATTGTGAAATTAGCGGTTCATTGAAAAAGGTATTATCGGAACAGCAAACAGCGCCGCAAACTCAGAAAAAATCCGGAATACCAGTTCGTACTGTGAAAATAACTGCTTTATAA
- the LOC141902811 gene encoding uncharacterized protein LOC141902811, with protein MADTGQVELLFFDTFQHENNDDINLDLVQFQHPVLIHDVRIIPLGVKVVADVPGAARLGATNPSSFKLEMYVNNLMKPNAATFEKLGVLDYQGDRDSYMQFDTQRVATDGLILKGWYSMLTVAVFGSVTHVAKDRNSPPPPPPPQRTGSAERQQKVSEPVEKQSKTHEPVYHLEQIEISHDPKTATAKEPNYAEISQPHAIHEQQVDASYSVPAQSDTSHYTVPAQSDTSHYQQQESVKAAAAGDYSAESERSHRRQGSHEREWEKDWERYHNRSATRPKSPRSPRRSPRRSRSGSSRSLSPRQRSYSRSPRRSWSRSPRRRGGSRSRSHSPPPHKRRSKSANRSPGRDSNRDQSPGLASNRTVSPAAERARSPGRARSPDSKRARTPPRESSKTRSPGKDGNRGHSPGRDSDRTQSPDGVRGRSPARDSNRRRSPGRGDKKGWSPGRSPDASARDGRIRSPDQNILRSPGKDSSRIKSPGREIRTRSPERFRGKSPEKDSNRGWSPDCNKPRSPRRDPQSRSPGKDAAQRIRSPGRDSERGQSPIGISNRARSPGSNRARSPGSNRARSPGSNRARSPGSNRARSPGSNRARSPGSNRARSPGSNRARSPGSNRARSPGSNRARSPSSNRARSPGSNRGMSPGGSVKPRSPSDRRAGKRRSPIGRRPRSPGGSRAQSPGSSRTHSPGGARIRSPGRRSWSPTGRLRSPGMNRPWSPGGNRPRSPGERRAWSPSGGRPRSPGSSRTRSPGGSRAWSPGSSRPRSPGRSPAVRSRNSPGRWSRSPGSKRGRSPDTRNRSPGRRSRSPGSAISRSRSPRQRSRSPGSRLRSPNRRSRSPGGRYSRRRRSRSRSVGRPRSPGSRPRSPGSRPRSPRRRSRSPSGRAGSRVHSPDSRPWSPGYRGWSSGRPRSPGRRSFSPGGHRSRSPRGRSPRRGSRSPSGRMCSPLSRSPSGRPRSPGGRPRSPGGRPRSPGGRPRSPGGRPRSPGGRMRSPGSRGHGSRPRSPVGLGWPQQPPMSPSGRPISPTQWPIPAIRSQPSPGRSRSPGPPFPRMMRVPPPPQQQQQQIQMDVNAPYDYRHPYDPYIVPPEHQPIQTVGDGQQAPTHLSMPPVIQEIPIIQPTPAQHGINQFDALSADEEGIDVSEGELPEMEGGGYEEILSDEDIMSDVDENELQRMQDMDIEIPDDLMWNYTYNPYQFELNPLTSLVSPELTSYQVEIIAWTQKGCTPDVPTEATQILEIINLYKTEPHHAAWIEAMELLPQLLSVGLSYLLLKEKREDVVDLLVDWIIEGLDIEKAMLQPDRKYILRHLKMGIKLAGVFSACDYSITAKMMKRETQHKLLDLYLSENMSISLKIQILRALDLTTRFQLGIQWFLGLHPLQQTDVQYKQTESAYQKLVKIMLSKQLVRAMVSISPLIRKMHVFELIGKFQFLTEKLIESADVESEKTAAAPEGGEEDLDGITQTVSDAEAEPIVNTLDEIIGIHANAKYTIAQPRRTLVAKVQVAVSKESYDPYPNLYEMFESGHLLESVFMLITAPSTFNHSGIFTIVKDILQQLMSTMEGLRYLATRTELTNGIIRNLTQAQESSDEPPEETPANLLGLQLIYSMQVLQALDRLTEFHQKDVAEKLIDDPEILSMLHTLFMMTFSAQGRECVVHVLSQANNLDVLIPLVEIPEEDSEAMIYRLKKSVNAMYVSHLLVIVVRETVNMNLLEKYAATLLKLSDVDLNSKLNELQEWLAPTRRMCDYTYESLPVVLTSLKQYNDEITELPRGLITTLKILQHWAIAPSKQKTCGRQELKYKIVIAELFSAECMQIFTNILQKITDLIRRPWQQGSYLSIGKGLRATAMIKPTIALMKAMQCSFIHSRGAECKDVSHLAVLFEVHTVMCSAPPTGQLAEQMQVVQKNILETLLAYTQPALEQSENALSESLWKKMLDELLKYTLTSPYTAVSGLIMLSELLPLPLPLQTKEGLTDEEVAIATNTRKLWSAHILCCKTKIHEIIKSLATSSCVPLQNVLRRVCWQIADMSAPSAQVIAKSLLECLVESWGPTPAEVPKDATKETEPAEPLMIKPASSDTAQLFTCLAHLVAHPSIKMTVIDMITPGIHSEPWCATVLTKLLVTMNIPFDRPSHLQAQECIVSILQSICDPEISILPPESVQEPELLLSSSIPCRELLNEICNGLLIHTGHIDHNYASILLALRTLVMLLEHDYGFTLLKQCLGLMPGIFFNLFMRINNTFSKDSSDCLSTLSTATEFLRLLVTIDNDEEQTLIRTKTMTVPEIQNIISWTPENAYEHPLTDLERLLVDCVKEDENKDEEMLESLLEGTQTLLQIVRTEDSTEKKDDDEENAEIPVLPDPIPVSIQFTMRPIYTITDNEDDRLNFNYWLNYPVDDSDSETELIRCDFEDMCHKFYPDFDLKAELLKGSLSSDAHKPKKKQRNARHRDTINTSSTRGRGRRQAFIAPMRGRGFGRGSQSSRPNDPFRSRPPNTSRPPSMHVDDFVKFEGNGGNGNNGGGAGGGSGGKEFSGGRGGGGRGRNFDRVRGGGGGGGRGRFFSPPGVYGRRDTASRNGRGGSDRGPGRGGGQTRGGGANGSRGSPGAGQWGGRSKQLSPRGFNGGRGRDGDRMGSGDRRGVRDNPRFGRGGGGGNGGRGRGQWGSPRKESDSRFAHPLPPGGSFRGGRRDEMRGGRHMRSYTK; from the exons ATGGCGGACACCGGCcaagttgaattattattttttgatacatttcagCACGAAAATAACGAT GACATAAATCTCGATCTCGTCCAGTTTCAACATCCtgtgttgatacatgacgttCGCATAATTCCACTTGGTGTGAAAGTTGTCGCTGATGTTCCTGGAGCTGCTAGACTCGG gGCTACAAACCCCTCCAGCTTCAAACTGGAAATGTATGTGAACAATCTTATGAAACCGAATGCGGCTACATTTGAAAAGCTTGGCGT TTTGGATTATCAGGGAGATAGAGACAGTTACATGCAGTTTGATACTCAG cgAGTAGCTACTGATGGTTTGATATTGAAGGGCTGGTATTCAATGCTGACTGTAGCGGTTTTTGGTTCAGTGACTCACGTCGCGAAGGACCGCAATTCTCCACCTCCTCCTCCACCTCCGCAAAGAActg GTTCCGCGGAAAGACAGCAAAAAGTGTCTGAACCCGTCGAAAAACAAAGTAAAACCCATGAGCCTGTTTATCATTTAGAACAAATTGAG ATATCTCACGACCCGAAAACTGCTACTGCTAAAGAACCGAATTACGCAGAAATTAGTCAGCCACATGCCATACACGAACAACAGGTGGATGCATCGTATTCGGTACCAGCTCAATCAGATACATCTCATTATACGGTACCAGCTCAATCGGATACTtcacattatcaacaacaggAATCGGTGAAAGCAGCTGCCGCAGGTGACTACAGCGCAGAATCCGAGCGCAGTCATAGACGTCAGGGAAGTCACGAGAGAGAGTGGGAGAAAGACTGGGAACGCTATCACAATCGATCAGCGACGCGACCGAAATCACCGCGGTCACCGCGACGATCTCCGAGACGATCGAGATCGGGGTCGTCGCGTTCATTATCGCCACGGCAACGCTCGTATTCTCGGTCGCCGAGACGTTCGTGGTCTCGGTCTCCGCGGAGACGCGGTGGGTCGCGCAGTCGGTCTCACTCACCGCCCCCGCATAAACGACGTTCGAAATCGGCGAATAGAAGTCCGGGTAGAGACAGTAATCGAGATCAGAGTCCTGGTTTAGCTAGTAATAGAACAGTAAGTCCAGCTGCTGAGAGAGCGCGGAGTCCCGGACGAGCGCGGAGTCCTGATAGTAAACGTGCTAGAACTCCACCGAGAGAGAGCAGTAAGACTAGAAGTCCCGGTAAGGATGGAAATAGAGGTCATAGTCCAGGAAGGGACAGCGATAGAACGCAAAGCCCGGACGGTGTACGAGGTAGGAGCCCTGCTAGAGATAGCAACAGACGAAGGAGTCCCGGGAGAGGTGACAAAAAAGGGTGGAGTCCTGGAAGAAGTCCGGATGCTAGCGCGCGGGATGGAAGGATTAGAAGTCCCGACCAAAATATTTTGCGGTCTCCTGGCAAAGACTCCAGTCGTATTAAAAGTCCGGGCAGAGAAATTCGAACGAGAAGTCCTGAAAGATTCAGAGGTAAAAGTCCAGAAAAAGACAGTAATCGCGGTTGGAGTCCTGATTGTAACAAACCAAGGAGTCCCCGCAGAGACCCGCAATCACGCAGTCCTGGAAAAGATGCTGCTCAAAGAATCCGTAGTCCGGGCAGAGATAGCGAAAGAGGACAAAGTCCAATAGGGATCAGTAACAGGGCTCGTAGTCCGGGCAGTAACAGGGCTCGTAGTCCGGGCAGTAACAGGGCTCGTAGTCCGGGCAGTAACAGAGCTCGTAGTCCAGGCAGTAACAGAGCTCGTAGTCCGGGCAGTAATAGAGCTCGTAGTCCGGGCAGTAACAGGGCTCGTAGTCCGGGCAGTAATAGGGCTCGTAGTCCGGGTAGTAATAGGGCTCGTAGTCCGGGCAGTAATAGGGCTCGTAGTCCGAGCAGTAATAGGGCTCGTAGTCCCGGCAGTAACCGAGGTATGAGCCCGGGTGGTTCTGTGAAACCTCGTAGTCCGAGTGACCGGCGTGCTGGAAAAAGACGCAGTCCAATAGGACGCCGCCCTCGTAGCCCAGGAGGTAGTCGCGCTCAGAGTCCTGGCAGTAGTCGAACTCACAGTCCGGGAGGTGCAAGAATCCGTAGTCCCGGTAGAAGGAGTTGGAGTCCGACCGGTAGACTGAGAAGTCCCGGAATGAATAGACCGTGGAGTCCTGGAGGTAATAGACCTCGCAGTCCCGGTGAACGCCGAGCGTGGAGTCCTAGCGGTGGTCGTCCTCGTAGTCCTGGAAGCAGTAGGACTCGGAGTCCCGGTGGAAGTCGTGCGTGGAGTCCAGGAAGCAGTAGACCTCGTAGTCCCGGTCGAAGTCCTGCTGTTCGCAGTAGAAATAGTCCAGGACGATGGTCTCGAAGTCCGGGCAGTAAACGTGGACGAAGCCCTGATACTAGAAACCGCAGTCCGGGTAGACGTTCACGCAGTCCGGGTAGTGCTATAAGTAGGAGTCGCAGTCCACGACAAAGATCTCGTAGTCCGGGGAGTCGACTTAGGAGTCCAAACAGGCGATCAAGAAGTCCAGGTGGAAGATACAGTCGTCGTAGGAGATCAAGATCAAGATCAGTGGGCCGACCTCGGAGTCCCGGCAGTCGACCTCGTAGTCCCGGCAGTCGACCTCGCAGTCCAAGACGACGCTCCAGAAGTCCCTCCGGACGAGCTGGAAGTAGAGTTCATAGTCCTGACTCCAGACCTTGGAGTCCGGGTTATAGAGGATGGAGTTCAGGAAGACCGAGGAGTCCGGGAAGACGTTCATTTAGTCCCGGTGGTCACAGGTCGAGAAGTCCGAGAGGTCGTAGTCCTCGTCGCGGATCCCGTAGTCCAAGTGGTCGAATGTGTAGTCCACTTTCACGTAGTCCAAGTGGTCGACCTAGGAGTCCCGGCGGTCGACCCAGGAGTCCTGGTGGTCGACCAAGAAGTCCCGGTGGTCGACCTCGAAGTCCGGGTGGTCGACCTAGGAGTCCCGGTGGTCGAATGCGCAGCCCTGGCAGTAGAGGCCATGGAAGTCGACCGAGGAGTCCAGTAGGATTAGGGTGGCCTCAACAGCCTCCAATGAGCCCCTCCGGTCGTCCTATATCTCCTACACAGTGGCCGATACCAGCTATACGGAGTCAGCCGTCGCCGGGTCGCTCGCGTTCCCCCGGTCCACCATTCCCTCGTATGATGCGTGTGCCACCAccaccgcagcagcagcagcaacaaatACAAATGGATGTAAATGCTCCGTATGATTATAGACATCCATATGATCCATACATTGTACCTCCAGAACATCAAC CGATACAAACAGTAGGTGACGGACAGCAGGCTCCCACACATCTATCAATGCCACCAGTTATACAGGAGATACCTATCATTCAACCTACACCAGCTCAACATGGCATCAATCAGTTCGACGCTCTCTCCGCTGATGAGGAAGGTATCGATGTTTCAGAAGGGGAATTACCG GAAATGGAAGGCGGAGGCTACGAAGAAATTCTTTCGGACGAAGACATCATGTCAGACGtggatgaaaatgaattgcaGAGAATGCAGGATATGGATATCGAAATCCCTGATGATCTGATGTGGAATTATACGTATAATCCTTATCAGTTTGAGTTAAACCCGTTGACG AGTTTAGTCAGTCCCGAGTTGACTAGTTACCAAGTTGAGATAATAGCTTGGACTCAGAAAGGTTGCACACCTGATGTACCGACAGAAGCTACTCAAATACTAGAGATAATTAATCTTTATAAAACTGAACCGCATCATGCAGC ttgGATCGAAGCGATGGAATTGTTGCCTCAGTTATTATCCGTTGGTTTGTCTTATCTTCTGTTGAAAGAGAAAAGAGAAG ATGTCGTGGATCTACTGGTCGATTGGATTATAGAAGGGTTAGATATTGAGAAAGCTATGCTACAACCGGACCGTAAATACATTCTACGCCATTTGAAAATGGGAATCAAACTAGCCGGCGTGTTCAGCGCTTGTGATTATAGTATCACTGCTAAAATGATG AAAAGAGAAACCCAACACAAATTATTAGATTTGTATTTGTCGGAGAATATGTCGATCTCGTTAAAGATTCAGATTCTTCGAGCGTTGGATTTAACGACACGGTTTCAGTTGGGTATCCAATGGTTTCTCGGATTGCACCCTCTACAACAGACGGACGTTCAGTATAAACAAACTGAATCCGCGTATCAAAAACTCGTTAAAATCATGCTCTCAAAACAG CTGGTGCGTGCGATGGTTTCTATTTCTCCACTTATTCGTAAAATGCACGTGTTTGAACTGATCGGTAAATTCCAGTTTCTCACCGAAAA GCTTATTGAAAGCGCGGATGTCGAAAGCGAGAAGACAGCAGCGGCACCGGAGGGAGGTGAGGAAGACTTGGATGGAATTACTCAGACTGTTTCTGATGCCGAAGCTGAACCTATTGTAAATACGTTGGATGAGATCATCGGTATACACGCTAACGCTAAATATACCATC GCTCAGCCTAGAAGGACCCTAGTCGCTAAAGTTCAAGTAGCCGTCAGCAAAGAATCTTACGATCCATATCCAAACCTGTATGAAATGTTTGAGTCTGG ACATCTATTAGAAAGCGTATTCATGTTGATCACTGCGCCCTCTACATTCAATCACAGCGGTATATTCACCATCGTCAAAGACATCTTACAACAATTAATGTCGACGATGGAAGGATTACGTTACCTAGCAACAAGAACGGAGCTTACAAACGGAATCATACGCAATCTTACTCAAGCCCAG GAGAGTTCTGATGAACCGCCTGAGGAAACTCCGGCTAATCTACTCGGATTGCAACTCATATACAGTATGCAAGTCTTACAAGCTTTAGATCGACTCACAGAATTTCACCAAAAGG ATGTTGCGGAAAAGTTAATCGATGACCCTGAAATATTGTCGATGCTTCACACATTATTCATGATGACGTTTTCTGCTCAAGGTCGCGAATGCGTCGTGCACGTTCTGAGTCAGGCTAATAATTTAGACGTTCTAATTCCATTAGTCGAAATTCCCG AAGAGGACAGTGAAGCGATGATTTATCGTTTGAAAAAATCAGTAAACGCGATGTACGTTTCTCATCTGCTCGTGATCGTCGTCAGGGAAACGGTGAACATGAACCTGCTCGAGAAATACGCGGCGACGCTCCTTAAACTCAGCGACGTCG aTTTGAACAGTAAATTGAATGAGTTACAGGAATGGTTGGCTCCAACTCGAAGAATGTGCGATTACACGTATGAAAGTTTACCAGTCGTTCTTACATCTTTAAAACAATACAACGATGAAATCACTGAATTACCGCGAGGATTGATTAcaactcttaaaatattacaACACTGGGCAATAGCACCGAGCAAACAGAAAACATGCG GTCGACAAGAGTTGAAATATAAGATTGTTATTGCTGAATTATTCAGTGCTGAATGTATGCAGATCTTCACAAACATATTACAG AAAATCACCGATCTGATTCGTCGTCCGTGGCAACAAGGAAGTTATCTGAGTATCGGGAAAGGACTTCGCGCGACGGCGATGATTAAACCAACGATAGCTCTGATGAAAGCGATGCAGTGCAGTTTCATACATTCACGCGGTGCTGAG TGCAAGGATGTGTCACATTTAGCCGTTCTGTTTGAGGTGCATACCGTCATGTGTTCAGCGCCCCCTACTGGTCAACTAGCTGAACAAATGCAGGTGGTACAAAAGAACATATTGGAAACGCTATTGGCCTATACTCAACCAGCGCTGGAGCAATCTGAGAATG CTTTGAGCGAAAGTTTATGGAAGAAAATGTTGGACGAgttgctgaaatatacatTGACATCTCCGTATACAGCTGTGAGTGGGTTAATAATGCTGTCAGAGTTACTACCATTACCACTACCTTTACAAACTAAAGAG GGTTTGACCGATGAAGAAGTCGCTATAGCGACGAATACTCGTAAATTATGGAGCGCGCATATTCTGTGTTGTAAAACGAAGATTCATGAAATCATTAAATCTCTAGCCA CTTCTAGTTGTGTACCTCTGCAGAATGTATTGAGAAGGGTTTGTTGGCAGATAGCGGACATGTCAGCCCCGTCAGCCCAAGTTATAGCTAA GTCGCTGTTGGAATGTTTAGTTGAAAGTTGGGGTCCGACTCCGGCCGAGGTTCCCAAAGATGCGACTAAAGAAACAGAGCCAGCCGAACCTCTGATGATAAAACCAGCTTCCTCGGATACAGCTCAGCTGTTCACGTGTTTAGCTCATCTCGTTGCTCATCCATCAATTAAAATGACTGTCATTGATATGATAACACCGGG GATTCACAGTGAACCGTGGTGTGCTACCGTTCTAACCAAGTTACTCGTTACGATGAATATACCATTTGACAGACCATCGCATTTACAAGCACAAGAATGTATTGTT tcgaTCCTTCAATCAATTTGCGATCCAGAAATTTCCATCTTGCCTCCTGAAAGCGTTCAAGAACCAGAATTGCTG ctATCGAGTTCTATTCCGTGTCGGGAgttattgaatgaaatatgtaatgGATTACTGATTCATACGGGTCATATCGATCATAATTATGCATCTATTCTACTAGCATTGAGAACGTTAGTTATGTTGCTCGAACATGATTACGGATTTACGCTCTTAAAACA atGTCTTGGACTGATGCCAGGAATATTCTTCAATCTATTCATGCGTATTAACAATACGTTCAGTAAAGACAGTAGCGATTGTTTATCGACGTTGTCAACAGCGACAGAATTTCTACGTCTGCTCGTTACGATTGACAACGACGAAGAACAGACTTTAATTCGCACCAAAACGATGACCGTTCCGGAAATACAGAATATCATCTCATGGACTCCGGAAAATGCATACGAACATCCATTAACAGATTTAGAGAGATTATTAGTG GACTGTGTTAAAGAAGATGAGAACAAAGATGAAGAGATGTTAGAAAGTTTATTAGAGGGAACTCAAACATTACTACAGATCGTTAGAACAGAGGATTCTACTGAGAAGAAAG atgatgatgaagagaATGCAGAGATACCTGTATTACCGGATCCCATACCAGTCTCTATACAGTTCACTATGAGACCTATTTATACAATCACCGATAACGAAGACGATCGTctgaatttcaattattggTTGAATTATCCGGTCGATGATTCCGATTCTGAAACGGAACTT ATTCGTTGCGATTTCGAAGACATGTGTCACAAATTCTATCCGGACTTCGATCTGAAAGCTGAACTGTTGAAAGGTTCCTTGTCATCGGATGCTCATAAACCGAAGAAAAAACAACG aaatgcTCGTCATAGAGATACTATAAATACAAGTAGTACTCGCGGTCGAGGAAGAAGACAAGCTTTTA TTGCGCCGATGCGAGGTCGTGGATTTGGTCGCGGGTCGCAGTCGTCTCGTCCGAACGACCCGTTTAGATCGCGACCACCGAACACTAGTCGACCGCCTTCGATGCATGTCGATGACTTTGTGAAGTTCGAGGGTAATGGAGGTAATGGTAATAATGGTGGAGGAGCTGGAGGAGGATCTGGAGGAAAG GAGTTTTCTGGTGGACGAGGAGGCGGAGGTCGTGGTAGGAATTTCGACCGAGTCCGTGGTGGCGGCGGAGGTGGTGGACGAGGCCGGTTTTTCTCACCACCCGGCGTTTACGGTCGTAGAGATACAG CGTCGAGGAACGGTCGAGGTGGTTCCGATCGAGGTCCTGGTCGAGGAGGAGGTCAGACTCGCGGTGGAGGAGCTAATGGATCGCGTGGTTCACCGGGAGCCGGACAGTGGGGCGGACGTTCGAAACAGTTATCACCGCGTGGATTTAACGGCGGTCGAGGACGCGACGGCGATAGAATGGGTTCCGGCGATCGACGCGGTGTTAGAGACAATCCTCGATTCGGTCGTGGTGGAGGAGGTGGAAACGGAGGCAGGGGACGAGGTCAATGGGGCAGTCCTAGAAAGGAATCCGATTCGAG aTTCGCTCATCCACTGCCCCCTGGTGGTAGTTTCCGCGGAGGAAGGAGGGATGAAATGCGAGGGGGTCGACATATGCGATCATACACTAAATAA